The DNA segment atgtcgttcccacgacttagcatctcgttaccacgacatactaaGTCGTTTCCTCGAGTTAGTATCgtgtgggaacgacataaaaaagagaagtgcatTTAGAAAAGAGTAGAGCATGTCACCTCTGTGTCACCGCAGATATGataacagttttatttatcaaaagATCTTTACTAACAGCATGTACTTTATAATCTTTCACAAACTACATGCTAAATTATGAGTATATATTTCGATTTCGTTGAAGGTTTGATTTCTCAGTTagattatatttttctaaatgtataagaaatttcattttttacagaTATTGATGTTGCATTAAGaacattatttttaatgtttgtttttagaTCTTGTAAGAATGTTGACTCCCTGTCAAACGTCGCTAAACGCTTTAAAGACAGTGATCAACACAAGGAAATAAAAGAAGTTATCGAAAATATCAAGATAAAAGCAGTAgcggaaaggaaaaaaagaaaagaatacttAGCAAGTCTCGATAGTGAAAAGAACAAACTGCTTCAAGATGTCGAAAAATATCATGATGACATTATTAACAAAGTCAAAGAGCTCACTGAAACGACCCGACGGAAGATACTATCCCGGCACAAAGAATATCAAAAACCTGTGGAGTTAGACAATATTGCTTTGGAAACTGTCATTTCTACAATGAACAGTTATTCTGAAAAACAAATGGACCCAAATGTAGAACAGCTGTTCTTAGACGCCCAGGCGGGAAAAGTTGCCGCAAAAGAGGGTGAATGGCTTATTGACGATTTACCAACTGACTGGGAAAAAACAATACCATTTTGTTTCAACTTAGAGCTGAAACAAAAGCTAGACAGTAGTGAAGCACTTGGCGAAATGACGGATGCTGTTAAGGAGGTCTGTGAATTTTCGAAATGCACAGACGTTTTGCACAAAGTATTGGAGGGCTGTGACAAGTCTTCGCTGCTTCATGCTTTTCTGCATCTGTATTTGGTGAGTTATCCTTTAAAATATGGATGCGCCTTGTTAATTTTGCTCATGAATAACCATTAGCCAGATAGATTAGAAGCCGAGTATCGGACTGAAAAGTCAAATTTTAGTTAGGGGTAAATAATTCGCACAATGTATGTTTAGTATGGTATGATATggtatgcatgtatgtatgtgaTTGTTTCAATGATTAATCATTTGATTCATTTTCACACAAACTTTACAAATTGAAGTACACGAAACTAAAAGAAGGATATCAGCGATGTTCTGAGTAACAAATTTGTATGTAGCTATTGATATTGTCAgtacatttatgttttatataaatcaccATGATTTCATCAACTTACGAATCTGTATGATACAAACTTTAGACAAATGCACATATTTACATAGATGCCATCGCCTAACACTGGACTAGAAAGTGATCGACATAGCACATGCGAGTTGCAAGGATTTCTGAAGAGAACCTATCAGTGCAAGGAATGTCATCACAACTCTGAATCTACTAAACCATTTTACCACTTGCCTATTCCCGTGATGCAGCTACATAAACTCTTAAAGAAACAAATGCGTCAGCTTACGTTGTTTTGGGTTCCGTATAGTGCAAGGGAAAAGCCTATACAGGTATGTAAATTgtagttattagtcccctactggttaaaACAAGTTTCGGTAACATAGGATTGCACTttaccgtctgtccgtctgtcattccgtccgaGCAAACGATTGATGGCATAGGACAGTAGAAAATctttgtattcattccgtaaccaCTTAAGTCTTTTGTCCCTTAAatggtcattctattgttttcaaacaatggaatgaccaccttATACCAAATCGTATGGGCatacgtccgtccgtctgtccgcagtTTTGTGTCCGGTCAATTACTCTGTCAGTCATCAGgggatattttaatattacttggcacaaatgttcatcatgatgagacaacgtgtcatgcgcacaATCTGGAACCCTAGCTGAAGTTTCCCGATAATCAGACAACGTGTCTTGCACAGCATCCAGAACCCTAgctgctcaaaggtcaaggtcacactaggaGATCAAAGGtctataggttttttttcctatccggtccgttattttgtctttcaaaacAGGATTAGAAAGTTAGTTCGCACGGATATTTCCCAGGAtgtgacccctagctcaaaggccaaaGATCAACAGAGCTTTACTCCTGTTCAGTCTGTAAAACAacaatccataaagggattttaatattacttggaacaaatgttcccgataataagatgatgtgttgTGCGCagcacccagaaccctagctaaaaggtcaatgtcatacttggaggtcaaatatcaataggtgtttttcctgtccggtcaatacctcagtcatccatgaagggatttcaatattacttaacacaaatgtttctcataatgagacaacgtgtcgcaTGCAATACCCAGACtcccagctcaaaggtcaaggccacaattgaAGGTCGAAATTCAACATTGGTATTTTCCTGGCAAATTTGTATGATATCTTAATATAAGCTAATGCGTCATATGgacccaatttaaaaaaaaagatgttggTCTATTTTCTTCAGTTactgtattacttccctttaatatgatgatttcttacattttttctcatactttcccaccagtttcaaaatgaaatgttttcaaagttgaaattaaatactttttttatatttatagatgttataaacAATGGACGTATGTAGATTTTATAAAGTATACATGAACCAttggttttatttataaaaataatatcttaTTACTTTTATATAACTAGGGTTTTTAAATCTGGGCATTGATAATCTCCGtccgttcctacatatggatatttatgtggctactctttagttctctctgtaaaatgaaaaatagccCCATAAAAGcaaacggaatgaatgacatcaaagaaaaaatacagttatCTATTGTTCCTATACCcacttaagtatgcaaatgtaagtaCATTGATTCTCATATGTCCATAAGCGAAACTtactttttaagattttatttgaaataatctcATTGAGATGATATGTATTGATAGAATATTCAATATGTAAAACTATTCAGTTATGTCCATAATACTTTTGTAATTAATCGACTGTAAGTATTCATTGATATAACTATAAATAAACCATCAAATACACAGAAATTTACCACGTGTCAAACTGTCGGTAATAATAATGTTGTTCTATCTGAACGCGTTACAGTTTGTTAAACAATTTacgtaaattaaaataataatcatGGCAATTTAAACCTGCTATTAAACCcctttaataatataaaaagttgATAAAAATGTCCTTAATataaagtgaaagtagaaaataaatagatagttataaaatattgagaagaaacaaatatgatatataaaacagATTTACAGAGTGGAATTGTCCTTGTTTAAAGACAATCATTCagacataaaacaaaatataattcaaaCTTTGGTTACCTCGAACAACCCTGTAGTACACTCAAAGAATAGGGCGATGTATATTacaatgtttaaaaattgtaGAATTTCAATGTTATGAAactaaaaaacattaaaacactcTGTTCTTTTATTAGTTCAAACTCCTCCTGGCGAAAAACAGTGTTGTCGCTGACTTATGTGACGAGCTCTCCGGTTATGTCAAAGTGGACACAAATCATGTATGTCAcgttttatttacttttacaaTGCATCACTTTTGTTTCACTTACAATTGATTGTGAAGAAAGGTTAGAAATTGGAAATCAGCAAGATTCACTGCTTTACTAGCTTGTCTcattgttttactgtaacattttatCCATTTCAAAATATTGAAGCACTGAAGTAATGGTTGCATCTGTAATATTTGTATGATAGTTAGTTTAACTAAagaaagcatgtttttttttttatataagttcaTTCATCTTCATGCAATATTAACAGGTATATCATTTACTCTATTCTTAGATGGTTGTGACAGATGTGTATAACCATAGATTTCACAAAGTGTTTGCAATGTCTGATGCAGTGAGACAGATTATGGATAGAGacgatatatttatatatgaagtaCCGGCAAATTACAATTCCGATATGATCATGCTGCCAATATACATGAGAGAAAAGAGGGAAAGGTTTCCTTATTTCAAATTGATTACAGTCAACTTATTTTATGTCTGGTGATTTTCATGTGCTCATATAATGTTATCTTCataattgatataaaatgtattgattaTTGTCTTCTGCCCTGTTCCGTTGGGCGCCTTTCAGTGCTTTTCTTGTTGCTTTTCCTTTTGCTACAGCATAGAGTATATAATATATAGTCCCTTAAGTTTccatgacagacagacagacagacagacagacaaatggtTACTACCCATGTGTTTATGtaataataaacaatataaatatatgtcaatgatggtgagttacattttcaaagaaatgttggcAACGATAGTCTTACACTGCAAAAGTACAACAGTTTGCcatatgttaaacattttattatagtCCAGTAAATCtagtgtcaaaaatgcaaataacggaaaaaaattgcacagaaatggtttttgtgttttcatattcTACAACATATGCTGAGTCTACAgtgaaaaatctaccaaaattcaagtatgcaaaatatgattttttgagCAAAAGTGCTGGAAACTGTATCTAAAACCGCGATTTTCTGGAATATTGATAATACGCCTATATCTATGAGTAAATTGGAATTTTTAAGCTTAAAAATGTTGAACTTATCTTGCACATTGTTTTCAGTGACTTCTTaacattgcatgtataaaaagatacacagaaatacctttgatacaattttatagtgcattttaaagttctttaactgtgttgcaaatatttttgttttattttgttttaaatttgtggatCAGATTTGGAAGAAAATGGTTGGAACCctattaatttctttaacttgAAGAATAACTATATGAAATGTCTTTCAAAGTCAAATACAGGACCGTAgaaagcattttcagattggtGGGATGAGCGCACGcattatgaaaatcagctaaaattgactcgcagTCAAAATATTTGCTATGATAATTGGGAGGACCCCACCCCGactgttcctacggccctgaaATACACACTTAGGAAAGTACGCATGCGGATATGAATGCATTCTTTTATTTGATTTCCAGGTCTAACTTACATagttacttcctgtatgtttgtAATCATGATGTCTgctaaacatttaacatttaggaAACACTGTCTCTCAGCAAAACAGACATTTCTGAATTAGTCTACCGACCTACTCACTAGAGATATTCTACAAATATGTTACCTTTTATTTCTTCAGAAATAATCAAACAAGTTTTTGAGCTATTAGTTTTGTAGATGTAGTTAaatgggggtggggagggggggggggagtggaggTGAATGAGAGTAGTGCTCTTGTGCTGGGCAAATGTCCGAAACCTTGGGGACAGCAGGCAAATAGCTCTAGGGCTGTTAGTTCTCTACTGTGTCCAGACTTTAGTCTTGAGGAAATCAGTGTTGAGTATCCGCAGAGGAGCAGTACATGGACCAGTAACCAGCTTGATGACTGAATCAGATGATGGTGGGAGTAATATTGCTGACACCACTAATGCTAGTAGGCCTAGCTGGTAGGGATAACACCATATTTAATCCAAACAAGTTGACTAGTACTGCAGATCATTAGGAGACTGTATCCACTGATAATCTTAGCACTATATGTGTTAGCGCCCCTTACAGTTTAGAAAATACGACAACCGTATCAACCCTTAATTCCAACATCCAAAGCAATCTGGCCAGTAATACAAATACTGTTTCTACCATTCTGCTCAACGTGCAATTTAGACAATGTGGATACCTAGTAACCCTCAAGTCTAGTACACATATGACTTATGCTATAAATCAGATACCTTACTTACCCTTGCCCTAGAAAGAATGGATAATGTAGTCAGTCCTGTTTCTAGCACTCACAATGTGCTCTGTACAATAATGCAGATACTACATATCTAACTTTTCTCCTAGTTCCATGTGTGCTATAGACAACACGGATGCTGCATTCTTCCCACTTCTGAAAATGAATGGCCATCACTATACCAGGTCCGATACTCCTTTTAGAGGCGGAAGAGGTTTAACAGACAGATATAAATACAATGCAGTCATAACTACCCAAGATGGCCTTGGATTTCAGTTGGTGATACAGAATAGTTCCAGTTGGTCGTACAGAATACGTTTAGATTCAATGGAATCTGGAAGTTAAGCGATGCTGCTCGTCGATGATTGGTCCTCCTGGCTAGGTGATTGGGATCCTCctctctgattggctgtttctcctgtgacctcttacaGTGATCTAATTAAACTTAACTAAATTCCCACTATAGAACTTTATATTGTTTAAGATTTAGTCAGCACTAAACTCCGGTACAAACGATTTATCACAACTAAGTCCTCTGCACGTCGAACAGACTGGATAGTTGTCATGAAAGTTGTTTGCTGTattttacggaatcctgttagtgccatgtgaaatgtcgtccgtcgcccctcaaaggcgacgcacgacattgcgatacgacatcgcgacaatgcgatacgacgcgcgacaatgcgatacgacacacgacaatgcgatacgacgcgcgacaatgcgatatgacattcgtcaaaatgtcgcgatgtcgcttcgcaatgtcgtgcgtcgagttggcaattttggcacgatatgtcgcgatgtcgcgtcgcattgtcgtccgtcgtatcgcattatcgcgcgtcgtatcgcattgtcgcgatgtcgtatcgcaatgtcgcgatgtcgtatcgcattgtcgcgtgtcGTGTCCTGCATTTAGCTACGcgcgacgcgcgacaatgcgatacgacgcgcgacaatgcgatacgacacacgacattctcagacgacattgtcgcgatgtcgtgtcgcattgtcgtgtgtcgcctatGCGCCAATAGCACGACGCGCGACatcgcgatacgacacacgacaatgcgatacgacatcgcgacaatgcgatacgacgcgcgacaatgcgatacgacaaacgacattctcaaacgacatgACGCAAAATAAAGTGTTTATATTCGATGTGACAGTCCGTCCGTCCGGTTGTCTGCATATCTTCTGTGAAATCTATTCTTTTATTCATGAGATGAAACGATAGATTTACTATAGATGGAATTATTTAACATTACTTTGTTGATATATAACCTTGGTGTATATGTACAGCTTGATGCAGATGTTGTACGAATATGAATTTGGAGCATTAACATGTCTGTTGGCATCCGTCCGCTTGACACTTTACGTTCGTATATGTGTACATTTATGCATATGTAtaatgtatgtgtatgtatatgtatatgtgcgTATAgttgtgtatatgtatgtatatgtctatgtgtatatatatgtaggtgtatgtatgtatatatatatatatatgtgtgcaTGTGGTGTATGTacatgtgtgtatgtatgtgtatatttatgta comes from the Mercenaria mercenaria strain notata chromosome 9, MADL_Memer_1, whole genome shotgun sequence genome and includes:
- the LOC123546734 gene encoding E3 ubiquitin-protein ligase TRIM33-like, with amino-acid sequence MADINCTLQGSEEIYETCCSPCLEVGKTKEARTFCADCGSHLCEKCVRDHNKFVALRSHRLTDMCNQESKGECEGKRTAVTSVQIARCATHRGKLLDMYCEDHSQFCCPSCVTVKHRSCKNVDSLSNVAKRFKDSDQHKEIKEVIENIKIKAVAERKKRKEYLASLDSEKNKLLQDVEKYHDDIINKVKELTETTRRKILSRHKEYQKPVELDNIALETVISTMNSYSEKQMDPNVEQLFLDAQAGKVAAKEGEWLIDDLPTDWEKTIPFCFNLELKQKLDSSEALGEMTDAVKEVCEFSKCTDVLHKVLEGCDKSSLLHAFLHLYLMPSPNTGLESDRHSTCELQGFLKRTYQCKECHHNSESTKPFYHLPIPVMQLHKLLKKQMRQLTLFWVPYSAREKPIQFKLLLAKNSVVADLCDELSGYVKVDTNHMVVTDVYNHRFHKVFAMSDAVRQIMDRDDIFIYEVPANYNSDMIMLPIYMREKRERFPYFKLITVNLFYVW